GCCTTGGGCGCGCGCGATGCTCCAGAGCGCGGAGGTCGAGTAGGTCGACCTGTTGCCGCTGTATTCGGTCCAGTCGTTCGTCAGCTCCACATCGTTCAGGGTGCCGGTATAGATCACGAAACGATGGCGGATGACCTCCGTCTGTCCCTTGGCAATCGCCCAGTCGCCGGTGCGCGCTCGCGCGGACCCCACGCCGAACTGCTCATCCACACGCCACGCCTGTGGATAGCCGCCATTGTCCGGATAGTCGAAGATCGCCACGTGGGCCAGGTCGCGACGGCCCTCGACCCGCAGACCGACGTCGATCCACATCGCGCGCTGGCCTTCCGCGCGTTGGTCGCGTTGCCGCGCGGCGTTGACCACTTCGCCCGCCATGCCCTGCCGCCATGGCATCCGGAGAAACAGCCCTCCATAGTCGTACTTGCCGATGGTGACGTCGGTGTGTGCCGTGCCTCGCCAGACCAGATCGAGTTCGAAGCGGCCGTCGCGTTCGCGCATCGACCAGCGCTGTGTCTCCGTGAGCATGCCGGTGCCGTCTGCATCGAGCAGGTCGTAGACGGTCTCCCAACGCACTTCGTCACCACTCGCCACGACTATCGCGGCCGACGCGCGCCGCCAGTGGTCACCTGTCGGGTTGTGGAAGTAGTCACGGCCGTTCAACCGGGTAAATCCCCAATACAGGCCGGTTTGATGTTTGTGGTGTCCGGGACTGTCCTCGGTCAGCACGCCCTGACCGTCGGGCGCCATGATGGGGTGCAGGTAAGGCCGAAAATCCGGTCTGGCATTCTGCGTGACAATCGGGGACCTGTTCCCAGCCCGATAGACGGAGATCGTACCCGCCGCTTCGTCCTGCTGGACGAGGAGGCCTTTCGCCGGAGCCGGCGCTGCGGATCCGTCGCTCCTCGACACCTGCACCGGAGCACACCGGAGGCCCAGGGCGGCCATGGCCGCGACAAGCACGAGCGCCAGCGATGTCTTCAAGTCGCGCATGACGAGGAACCTCCTAGACTCGCAGCGAGCAGCGGAACCCGCGGGCGGCGTAATAGGAGTCGGCGCCGTTGTGATACACGAACACGGTGTCGTAGCGGCGGTCGCAGAACAACCCGCCGCCGAGATTGCGAATCTTCTCGGGCGTCTGCACCCAGCTGGACGTCGTCGTGTCGAACTCGCCAAGCTCCTGAAGGCGCCGGTACTCGTCGACGGTCAGCAGCGTCGCCCCCATGGCGCCGGCCATCGTCACCGCGTCGCTCTTCGGCTTGTGCTCCTTGCGCGCGACGAGCGCACGGCGGTCGTAACAGACGCTGCGCCGTCCTTTCGGACTCTGCGCGGAACAGTCCATGAAGATGAACTCGCCCGTCGTCCTGTCGATCCCGACGACATCCGGTTCGCCGCCGGACTGTTCCATGGCGTCGAGCGACTGGAGTCCGGCGGCGTTCGATTCCAGCCTCGCCCGCACCGCGGACCATTCGAGATCTGCGTGACGCTGCATGTGCGCGGCAAACCGCGCCTCGAGGATCTGCAGGAGGCGATCGCGCTCCTTGCCGGTGAGCTCTTTGACCTTGGGCGCACTCGACGACGGGCTCATGGACGACTCACCTGCCAGCCGTCGCTTGCGCGATCGTCGACTGCGCCGACACCCAGTGCCCGGCGCCACCCCATCCGGCGTATACATCCCGCGTGTACATCGCGGTTGGCCGCAGAGGTCGTGCGCCTCGTGCGAATCGCCGTTTCGCCGAGAACGTGTTCCGGACCGATTGCCGGGGCAACGATCAGCATGCACGTGACTCGCATTTACCCTCCCGGACACGCATGGTCAGCCTGGCTCCTGCCGACGGACGCATGGGCGTGAAACGCGGCACGGGAGCACGGTAGCACAGCCGTCCGTTCGGCCGCCGGATCAGTCGCGCAGTTCGTCACGGGATGCCTGGCCGCGAGTCCGTGATCACACTCTCGTCGCGCATGCTCCTGCTCGTGCTCGCGCTGATGCTTGCGATCGGCAACCGTTTCCTGTACACAGAGGCGATGAAAGCCAAGCTGCTGATGATGACCTTCGTGATGCTCGGGGCGCTCGTCGCCGCTGGAACGGCGACTGAGGCGGCGCAGAGCAAGGCCGATGAGAAGGCGGTCACGGACACCCTGGAGTTGATGGCCAGGGCGACCATCGCCAAGGACGTGGCGACGC
This genomic interval from Vicinamibacterales bacterium contains the following:
- a CDS encoding DUF4256 domain-containing protein, whose amino-acid sequence is MSPSSSAPKVKELTGKERDRLLQILEARFAAHMQRHADLEWSAVRARLESNAAGLQSLDAMEQSGGEPDVVGIDRTTGEFIFMDCSAQSPKGRRSVCYDRRALVARKEHKPKSDAVTMAGAMGATLLTVDEYRRLQELGEFDTTTSSWVQTPEKIRNLGGGLFCDRRYDTVFVYHNGADSYYAARGFRCSLRV